In Drosophila nasuta strain 15112-1781.00 chromosome 2R, ASM2355853v1, whole genome shotgun sequence, a single genomic region encodes these proteins:
- the LOC132787318 gene encoding kappaPI-actitoxin-Avd3a, giving the protein MLLKFASVLLIALVLINMSQSKSLDDVCSLPKDVGPCRARLVRWYYDRKTKSCEEFDYGGCHGNDNNFKTLRDCRKTCG; this is encoded by the exons ATGTTGTTGAAGTTTGCAAGTGTATTGTTGATCGCTTTAGTGCTCATCAACATGAGTCAGAGCAAATCTT TGGATGACGTTTGCTCGCTTCCTAAAGATGTGGGTCCTTGCAGAGCAAGATTAGTTCGTTGGTATTACGATAGAAAGACAAAATCATGCGAAGAGTTCGATTACGGTGGATGTCACGgaaatgataataatttcaaGACACTGCGTGATTGCAGAAAGACTTGTGGTTGA
- the LOC132786179 gene encoding mucin-2, which translates to MKDFRILGIALFCFTLFLDCECQNANTVSSGPRQMQKTSFSCSGRPAGYYADVETGCQVYHMCDGLGRQFSYTCPNTTLFQQRMLICDHWYMVNCSKAESNYAANLLIGQRDKPFVNDEENNLRTPRPDLLDRPYAPDYGGESFRSQYKQLTPSQNQIRDDSTKGSIKLDAQLAQNGQTRWRIPPPSRTILPPAYEPQIELTSSTARPRPSTTTTTTTTTTTTTTRRPSSTTKRTEALHQRKSTFFIAEQDADDLGTSHSTRYNTSADFNSVELAAGKKDTKPVKFIKPPSKIYEPPFVYPIYNQDDALQQQQQPATETLRTSSAAPFTRFTGTVSGAVVVSTTARPLSRPTTFAGQPFSYSTLPPTASTAANSYRPAAVVVPLETRTPTPAQSFRLVTPSTTAAPPVVPLKAELPFNDLLPPYVEFVPHDIATTQGPPIYYEWKVPANGLEPPKLDPPIGVDGREYPETTGDYTSKGHKQESFNSKLNDLASQSSLTKRLPSSRSIKTNELPSVVVTEKAQRRSDVVATGNAASTDITQLRKQLLIPEYAFPLEQIGRTGYAPGSSAAGDLYNSFQLKIPERRSSSSNSASSSSSSTGISTKGKWFGENPKCPECHPSFVLPGTCEPCLRR; encoded by the exons ATGAAAGATTTTCGTATTTTGGGTATCGCATTATTCTGCTTCACGCTATTTTTGGATTGTGAG TGCCAAAATGCCAACACAGTCTCGAGTGGCCCACGTCAGATGCAGAAGACTTCGTTCTCGTGCTCGGGTCGCCCCGCTGGCTACTATGCGGACGTGGAGACAGGCTGTCAG GTGTATCACATGTGCGATGGCCTAGGAAGGCAGTTCAGTTACACTTGCCCGAACACGACGCTCTTCCAGCAGCGCATGCTCATCTGCGATCACTGGTACATGGTCAACTGCTCCAAGGCGGAGAGTAACTACGCTGCGAATCTGTTAATAG GTCAGCGTGATAAACCCTTTGTTAATGATGAGGAGAACAATCTGCGCACGCCACGCCCAGATCTGCTGGATCGTCCTTATGCACCTGATTATGGCGGTGAATCCTTTAGAAGTCAATACAAG CAACTGACGCCAAGTCAAAATCAAATACGCGACGACAGCACAAAGGGTTCCATCAAACTGGATGCACAGTTGGCCCAAAATGGTCAAACTCGCTGGCGCATTCCGCCGCCAAGTCGCACCATTCTGCCACCAGCCTATGAGCCACAGATTGAGCTAACCAGCAGCACAGCCAGACCAAGACCAAGcaccacaacgacaaccacaactacaactacaacaaccacaactcGCAGACCCAGCTCGACAACAAAGCGCACTGAGGCGCTACATCAGCGCAAGTCCACGTTTTTTATCGCAGAGCAGGATGCGGATGACTTGGGCACCAGTCACAGCACTAGGTACAACACTTCGGCGGACTTTAACTCGGTGGAGCTGGCAGCGGGCAAGAAGGACACGAAACCGGTGAAGTTCATCAAGCCGCCATCGAAGATCTACGAGCCACCTTTTGTGTACCCCATCTACAATCAGGATGAtgcactgcagcagcagcagcagccagcaaccgAAACATTGCGCACTTCGTCGGCAGCTCCATTCACGCGTTTCACTGGCACTGTCAGTGGTGCAGTGGTGGTCAGCACCACAGCTCGACCCTTGAGTCGACCCACCACATTTGCCGGCCAGCCTTTCTCCTACTCCACGCTGCCGCCCACAGCGAGCACAGCAGCAAATAGCTATCgcccagctgctgttgttgtgccgCTGGAGACGCGTACGCCAACGCCAGCGCAGAGCTTCCGCCTGGTCACGCCCTCAACGACTGCTGCACCTCCAGTTGTGCCGTTGAAGGCGGAGCTGCCGTTCAACGATCTGTTGCCGCCTTACGTGGAGTTTGTGCCACACGACATTGCCACCACGCAGGGTCCGCCCATTTACTACGAGTGGAAGGTGCCCGCCAATGGCCTGGAGCCACCCAAGTTGGATCCACCAATCGGTGTCGATGGTCGCGAGTATCCCGAGACAACGGGCGACTACACAAGCAAAGGGCACAAGCAGGAGAGCTTCAACAGCAAGCTGAATGATCTGGCCAGCCAGAGTTCGCTGACCAAACGTTTGCCCAGCTCGCGTTCCATCAAGACCAACGAGCTGCCCTCTGTGGTGGTCACTGAGAAGGCCCAACGACGCTCGGATGTGGTTGCCACTGGCAATGCTGCATCCACGGACATTACACAGCTCCGCAAGCAGCTACTGATACCGGAGTACGCATTCCCATTGGAGCAAATCGGACGCACTGGCTACGCACCTGGCTCGAGTGCCGCTGGTGATTTGTACAATTCGTTTCAGCTGAAGATTCCCGaacgtcgcagcagcagctcgaaCAGCgccagcagtagcagcagcagcactggGATCTCAACGAAGGGTAAATGGTTTGGCGAGAATCCCAAGTGTCCCGAGTGCCATCCATCGTTTGTGCTGCCCGGCACCTGCGAGCCCTGCCTGCGTAGATAG
- the LOC132787093 gene encoding uncharacterized protein LOC132787093, with translation MNSKESGPGANCNQSFDDDNCSNYSGNSHVSARPGPDMHSSIEGEEEDEQPIRVRDMINLYNYATQKNQELAQAKSIYFGSNMKGIDMEATQQQQQLQQEQECCNGIYLNVPVNDSQQPGGSHVYKSKPGNFHLTTSDDQTSMQQSLQGDGAGGESIEKSYQSKTTIRRTEQGVRIIIDIFFDKQEHDIDIIGSRVETDIPESRILAEFQQHSLAMRSQQLKSNQSPNV, from the exons atgaataGCAAAGAGAGCGGTCCTGGCGCTAATTGCAATCAAAGTTTCGATGATGACAATTGCAGCAACTATTCCGGAAATTCCCATGTGAGTGCACGACCCGGGCCGGATATGCACTCAAGTATCGAAggagaggaggaggatgagCAACCCATACGTGTCCGTGACATGATCAATCTATACAATTATGCCACACAGAAGAATCAGGAATTGGCCCAGGCCAAGTCCATCTACTTTGGTTCGAACATGAAGGGCATCGACATGGAGGCaactcagcagcaacaacagttgcaacaagAGCAGGAATGTTGCAATGGCATTTACCTCAATGTTCCAGTCAACGATAGTCAACAACCCGGTGGCAG CCATGTATACAAGAGTAAACCGGGCAATTTTCACTTAACCACATCAGATGATCAAACATCAATGCAACAATCGCTGCAGGGAGACGGTGCGGGCGGTGAATCGATTGAGAAATCATATCAAAGCAAGACCACCATAAGGCGCACCGAACAAG GCGTACGCATTATTATCGACATCTTTTTCGACAAACAAGAGCATGACATTGATATCATCGGCAGCCGCGTGGAGACAGACATACCAGAGAGTCGCATTCTGGCCGAGTTCCAGCAACACTCGTTGGCAATGCGCTCACAGCAATTGAAATCGAACCAATCACCGAatgtttaa